CTCACAACATACCCCAGTTACGCAGCTTACTTAAGACGCTCACAACAGACCTTCTTTGTTACTGGGTGCAccagaaaacatgtcagcagtgtcaTACGTCAGCAgcgttgtgaacgcgctcacagcAGACCCGGAAGAGACGAcgatgctgaataaagttgttgttttttatttttggaccaaaatgtattttcgatgcttcaaaaaattctaactgaacctctgatgtcacatggactactttgaagatgtttttattatctttctggacatggacagtataccgtacatacattttcaatggagggtcagaaagcttttggactaaatctaaaatatcttaaactgtgttacgaagatgaatggaggtcttacgggtttggaacgacatgagggtgagtcattaatgacattattaaaatttttcggtgaactaaccctttaatgctttcatacaaacatacaatcataataattcaatatttatgaTTACACTGATCCCTGACTGGTCTAACACCAGGCTGGGAAATAGCAGTGTTGATAACTGGCGAACCTAACTGATTAGAAAAGATTGCGATTTAAACTTAAACTTGAGTTTAAGTTTATACTGGGTTTGAATTTAGAGCAATAAGTGTTTTGCCATGATGGTTCTATGAATCTACAGATTTGTGAGAGACATAGAAAAGTAGAGTTCAGGTAGATGGGGCTAAACTTTACCATCAGCCTGCTCCTGGGAAACTGCGCTATCATCTGCAAAACATCTTGTGCCTGAAATGTTACCATAGTCAAATATCGGCCCTTCCAGCAATGTCACAATATCCAGCCGATTGATCTTAGTCAGGACTGCAGTTAAGGCATCcgctaaaaggaaaaaaaaaaagatattcatgGTTGCACATATTAGCTGAACAATAAATTTAGCCTTTAAGTTGTTTCACTTATAATGGCTTAGAATATGATTTGGAAACAGAAGTCTGTCCCTGCCCAAACCCCACCCACCTTTCTCCTCTCTGTATGATTTACCCTTATTCAGAAAATATGTAGTGCATAGGCACACTTACTTGTAGCGTTTTTACCATCTCGGCTAACCCATTTCTTTAATAGCATGAAACTCTGAGCTGTCAATGAGTTGGGGTTTTCCACACGGATTTGATTTATCTCATCAACCGAAAATTCCATTTCCCTGGCCAGCTCTGCAAcacattaaatatagattaacGACTCCTCTGTCTTTACCACTCCCCCCGTACACATGTGCGCAGTACTGCAGTGACTGCAGATGGCACACCCTACTGATCGCAGCAGCACCGATGCTTTGAGAATCAACAACAAATAATTCAAAGTCAtatgtgcaaaaaataataatactaaaaagcagcatttaggggtaaaaatgtgacattatttGCACAGATGACATTATTACAGAGATATAAACATATAGAGTATATTTGTGCTAAGGTGCAATGCAACACTTTATCCTCTAGGTGGTGTCGTTTCTCACCAGTCCAACTCAGGCCAAGATGATCCGCCACAATAGCCATACGTACATCTGTTCTTTCACAGGGGCTCTGAGGGCCTGAGAGCAGAAGATGGAAAGCCATGAAAatctttaaaacataatattcagAGAAgtatttagaaaagtaataaatcAGACTACCCTTTTCTGATCAAGTCAAGATAATTAAAAGTTTGGGggagatttttgcatttttaagccACAACAAAATGAGTCAATATCCAAATAACAGGTGAGGGGAGATTGATCAGAAAAGagttgcaaaaatattttgatatagtCAATTATCTTGTTAGTGGTTTTAAGAGGTTAGATTTGTAAAGAATGCATCTAACCAATCTATTTGGAAATGTTTAAACCTTCTTACAGTATACTCTTACcagaaacacaacaaataaattgcaaaaaagaCATGATTCAAATGTCTCTACAGCTACAGCAGAGGGTCAAATGCGAATTCACAGTATCAAATGAAACTAAACATGCGGTATCTTTGGTGCTGTGCTAGGACTGTGTGTCTGCGTGGGCTCACAAGATCTATAGGCTTCCTTAACACCTTACACGAAACTAGGAACCAAAAAAATGGCCAGCAACCCACTCACACTGGCATGCTACAGTAAAACTGACTATCCATAGAAAGAGATCTGAAAACAGGTTAAGAGACCAGCACACAAgtacacaaagagagagaaaatgacaaatgacagaGATGACATCTACAGTCAGGTCACACCACAGGCAATCACAACGGCTCATGCAACTAAGATCATACAAGTGTAAAGTTTTACAAACTAGGCTTGATCTCCACGCCGGGGGCCACTTGAGGCCCAGCACCCTGACTGCCTTCACCTCCATCAGTCCTcctactcctcctcctcctgtctcTCCTGGACTGCTCAACCTGTGATCTCACGTCTCTAGCAGACCTGGATGTATGGTAGGGTTGCGACGCTTCTGATAAAGATGTGTTCCTTGATGTGCTGCTTTCTTCATCCTTATCATATGCCTGCATCTTTTTCTCTTCACTGGAAAGGCAGTCCACTTGCTTTACTGCACTACTAGGTTTTGAACTACTAGAACTTTTGCCAACCTCACGTAGGGGCTTCTGATCACATTTACTGCCTGATCTACTCACTGGACCGGGTTTTGATCTTTTGTTGTTGGTTATCGTTTTGGTTGGCTGTGTTTTACCTTTCTGTTTGGCTATTGTGGTGGTCCTACATTTCCCAACTGGTGAGGAACTAACATGTTTAACCTTCATCATTGGGATTCTAGATTTAGGCTTCACATCTGGGAATGGATCTAATCGATTCCTGGCTACTGGTCTAATCTTCTGAATTGGTTTAGAAGATACTAGATCTTTTTTACAACCCAGTGGTGGATGAGGTGCTCTCACTGGCAACCTAGACTTTGGTGGCTTTCTTGTAATGTCTTTGCATTTGGAGATTACATCATTCTCTGTACTGCCATTCCTGAAAGTACCAGTGTCCTTTCTGACTGAATCTTCACATGGGTTTATTAATTGAACTGAGCAAAGATCAGACATTAACAGCTGTTCAGTTTGTATGCCGCTTTGTAGCAAGCAGTGTGTTCCAGCATTTAAGGCCTCAAGATTAGCATTATTACTACAGTTTCTGGAATTACTGGAAGTTGTCTGGAGGTATGTTTGTGGTTCTGTCCTCGATGAGTCTGTCATCTGATTGTACTTGCTTGTGCTATAGGTGTCTGGTCCTACTTGATGTGCAGTTTCTGGTGTTTGACCTTGTGAACTATCCCAGTCTACACAAACAAAATCTCTCCTCTCAATGTTGGAAGATTTGAGTCCTACCTTAAAAGAAGAACATAAAGAACTGACTTCTGAATAGGGGGGAGGCTCCATGTCATGAGATGTGTCAGAGTGGTCAGTGCATATCTGAATGATATTGTATGATATAACCGTGTTGTCCTCCATCTTAACTTGTGCTCTCTCAACTATCTGTGGATTTGAGGTGACTACATTTGGTTTTCTGACCCCATCCCCTATCCTCCCTCCTAATGTATGCTCACCGATCTGAAAAAATTGCAGCCTCTCTTCAACAAAATCCCGCTTGCTCATGTCAATCGCACCACTGCGGGTCATCTCAAACATCTTCCCTTCGTGGAAGGGGAAAGGGTTTGGCTCGCTAGTTGGTGTGCTTTCATCGGTTGGGGTTCTTGCAGGAGTTGTGTCAGGGGTTGTTGCTGTAGACTTGTCATCTACTGCTAGCCCAAACGGCTTGGGCTCATCATCTTTTATTCTAGCGTCCACTACTTCATCTTCTCCTCCCTTGCTTGACCAAGGATCAAAGCCTTTTGTTGCAACAGTTTTAAAAGGCGTATTAAACTCCTCATCTAGCTTGTAACTAAAGTAAGTTTCAGACAATCCTTGATCAGATTGTTTTCCATCCTTTTCACCGTCCTTTCCATTCCTTTTGTTTGAGGGATCAGTCTTAGCTTTGGTCTTTTTGTAATCCTCAGCTGGTGATTCTTCATGAATTACTTCAAGTTTACTTTGGCAACGGTCACTTGGTCTAGACATATTATCTAATGCCCAAAGATCCTTTCTGTTTTCATTGGGAAATCCAAATGGTTTGGCAATAGATTCACTTAAGCCGTCATCCTCATCTTGAAGTTCATATCCATCAAGAGAGTCGATCTCAGTGGCATCAGTGTCATGAGAGAACTCTGCAGTTGTCGCTATTGAGCAATCTGTGATGGACTGATCATTGCCATTTTGTTCATAATCATAATCTTCTGCTTTTCCATTATCATTTGCCCCTTGTTCTTTATCGTTTCCATTCTTGTCCGTTTTTTTGGATGGGCTTTTCATCAAATCTTTGTCCTCATCTATCTTAAAGGTATATTTCTTTATTGGAATAGGTTTAAAGACAGATTCCTCCTCCGCACTTGAATCACTATCATTAGCTCCTGGGGGCACAGGAGATGGAGGCTGGACTCTTATTATAGGTTCAGCAAGAAGATGTTTATCATGCTCCTCTTGGAGATTTACTTCCATCAATTCAGTCTCAGCCTCTGAGGAAGGAGTTGACCCTTTTTTCTCAGGCTGTGAGGAATCAGAATCCAAGGGTGGTGGAGGAGGGAACTCTATATATGCAACTCTTTTGTTTTGTGTCCCCTGGCCATTTTCGTGCTTACCATTGGCTCCTTTTTCTGGTCCAGATTCTGTCAAATGAATAGCTTTGCCTTGCTCACTATCTTCTGACTCCTCTGAAACCTCAGCTATTGGGCTTGCAATACCTggcataaatgcaataaatggatCAGGGGTTCTTGAGGTGAGATCATAGCTGACCTCTTCTGAGCTTGGTGTCTCTGGAGTCATAGGACTTTTGCCAGAGCTATCGATAAAAGAGAACTGTTCTAAAGTGTCATCATCTGGGCTGCCTTGAGGAGATGTGGGCTGTTTCTGTTTAACTGCATAAATTGTTCGGCTTTCTGAGCTAACCATCTTTTTGAATGTTCCATTGCTTCCTCCTCCTCCCATATCTTTGTCAGACTGTTTCCCTACTTGAACACTTACATAGACTGGTAAAGTTTTAAGCCCTTTGAAACTTTCTCTTGTTGTAACGGTGGATATTTTTTCGACCAAACTACTGTCACTTAGACCACTTGTTCTACTTTCAGCAGAGACCTCTTCAGACTTCTTTGTTGCAGCTTCCTCTCTCTGTAACTCTGAACGGCCCTGAACCCTTGGTTTGGTCAGGGTAGGTATTTGCGATGGGCTCTTTTCGGATAATTTAGTTAATGTGTCTTGATTTGCCTTCTTTGACTGATTATTGTCTGAAGAACCAGGTGATGTTCTCACAGGAATATGAGATTCTGTCTTTTTCATAAGGGTCTTTATCTGAAAGTCATTCCTACTGATATTATCCTTAGAGAATGAAGCTGTTTTAACTGTCTCATTTTTAATGTCACCCTTTAAAAACTGCTGCTCTTTAATATCATTAATTGCACTATGCCTGTCTACAATATTTCCATCTTTCAAATCTTGAGAGTCAACTTTAGTAGAGCTCTCCCGAGATTTATCAAACTCTTGatctttcattttctcaaaatgagaaGCTCTTTTAACAACAGTATCTGATTTTTCAGGTAAACATTTTTCACCCAACTGTGTTGAGACAATAGTACTGCTACTTTTATCGTTTTCTGTTAGTTTTTTAGGAGGTGGGTGTCCTTCGTCTGTGGAATCAGCTTTTGAACCACCGTAAAACTGATACACTGGTAATTTACTTTCTGTTAGTTTCTTAACTGGTTGTTTTGATTGTGTTAGAGGCACATTCTGATCCTGTTTCTGTGCTTCTATTTCAAACTTTTGTCGAACAGAACTCACTCTAAAAGTCTTAACGGGGACTGGGGGGCCTGCATCACCTGTCTTTGTCTGCTTAAGATCTTCGTGCTGTTTTGGCTTGTCCTCACTGAACTGTGATAGCATATGCCTCTCGGGACTGTTTGGCAGACTTGCACTTTTCCTTTCATTTGTGCTGCCAAACATCTTCTGTCTGCCTTTGTCCCATTCCTCAGCTGCAGTCTTTTGCTTTTTCTCAGGGCTGCTGCACGTTGAGCTCGGCCCTGACTGTGTCTCTCGTGATAATCTTGTTGGTTTCTTTTTCTCAGGGGACTGGAGCTCATCATTTAACTTTTCAGTTTTGTCCCTAAAAAACTGTGAAACTTCACTCAGTTTCTCCTCTGCCTCTTTAATGGTCCGATCTACTCTATCTTCATATATGAGCTTCTCTCTGTTCCTGTCCTGCCTATCCTGGGCGAATCTCATCCACACCGCATGTTTAGGGCTACCGGGTTCTGTGGTATAATGTAATACTGTAACTTTGTCATATTGCTCATCTTGTGGGGGATATTTACCTGATTTCTCTGATGCATCCCTTGCTGACTTTAATTTGGACTGCTTCCTGGGGCCAGCTACTTTTTCTCCATATATGCCTTCTGCCCCATGGACCTCAGTGGCTACGCTATGCGCCTGATCTGCCACTGAGTCCTCAGTATCAGAATGTGATATGTCTAATTTTTCTGAGAGCAACATTTTTTcagcaaacctgtatgactcccCTCTCAACTCAGATAACTCATCATCATGATACTCAATAGAATGCTGGCTTAGAAGTTTTAAAGCTTTATATGACTCATCTGCAATAAGCTGAGCTGAACCTGGACGAGACTCTTCCTCTTGGGAAACAGGTGTATTGACTCTGGATGTGTCTAAGAAGGACGGAAGTGATTCCTCAGCAGTAAGTTCCTCCTCATCTTGAAGAGTCTCATAATCACCATCAACCCTTTCAACAAGCTCCTTAAGACCTCGGTCACTCCTGCATATAAACTCTGGATGCTTTTTAGTCTCTCTGATTATAACTTCTGTCGGGTCAGTTGTGTTGCCCTTTTCTATGTGAACCTCAATAATTCTCTCAACTTTGGGTTTTTTGTCCTTTTCGAGGAACCGTGGGGACAATTCATCTCCTTTAATGGCATCTTGGCCAGTTTTGTGCTCAAATAAACCGGCAAATTCTTTGGAAGGGTCTCTTCCAGACTGAAAAGCTTTCATTATGTCTCGGACTGACATTGTTTCTCCAGCATCTTTCAGTTGAGGTTTGTGGTAGACCATTCGAGTTGTAGTGGTGATATGAGTTTCTTCTTTGACGCAGGCCAGTTCCTCAGAGCTGGCTTTCATCTGCAAGGCTTTTACCTTATCTTTGATCGAGCTAACTGCTGGCTCAGGCTCAACCGGAGGCTTTAAAACTGCTGCCTCATCCATTAGTGGCTCACAGACCTCCTCAGGATGTTCATAGCTCCTGATGACGTGAACAACCTCAGTTCTGGTTTCTGTTATGACAGGGGGAATAGGCAGATCTGTGAAGGGGGGTTTGGGCCCTGTGCTCTCTGCACTTTGAGGAGCTGATGGGGTCTTTTCACTTCTGGTTTCAAAACCACTATCTGAGAGGGGACTCTTATCTTGTTCATGGGAAAAGTCATCAGGAGATTCCAGGATAGCATCTGTGCCATTGTAGGAATCTGCTAACTTACTCAAGTCTTTCTCTGAGGGAGAGGTCCGCATACCTGTGGGTGGCATTTTGAGCTTGTGCTCCGGTTTTATGGTACGCTTTTGTTTTTCCTCCCCTTCCTTCTTTATTTCATCATACCTGCTCTTTACATCAGCTATTTTTGAAAGGGAACTGGCACCAAGATCATTCATTAAGTAATCAACCACTTTAGCTAAATTGAGATCTTTGTCTGGCACTGACTGTGGCCCGACAGGAAGAGTTGGTTCAAATGTTGGCAGGGAACGCATGGCACTCTGTCGTGCCTCCTCAATTTCATCTTTGGAGAACTCTTCCCATTCATCTTCTGAGGCCCTGTCTTTACTTGAGCTTTTGGCCTCGCTCAGGACATCTTTTGTAAGAATTTCACTAACTTTGACAAGGTCCTCTTTAACTTTCTCAACCAAACTGAAAGGCTCTTCATCCTCCACCCTGGACTCTTTAAAAACATGCGAGTGGAAGCTTTTGGCTGTGGTTGATGAGTCAGTTTGTAAGATTGCAGtcattcttatcagatcttcctTCATATCTGCCACATCCTTAAGAATCTCTTGACTGGATGTCAATGTGGGTGCAGCAGCAGCTTTTAGGACTGTTGGGGAAATAAAAAGTGAGGGCTTTGAGGGTTTAATCCGTGATGTTGAGGACTGTGCTTGGGTGTGTGTCTGAGGTGTGATTGTTATTTTTTCTGGGAGTTTCTTCCCCTGGGGTTCAGGAAGCACACTGACCACGGAGAATACCGGAACGGACATGGAAATGGGTGATATTGATGTGGTGGTAGTGGCTGGTGATCTAAGGGTATCGTAAACAGAACTTGATAAATTTGATCTTAAAGGTGAAGATACAGATTTTAGTGCACTATAATTTGACGTTAAGCCAGCAGTAAGTGTTTTCTCAGCCTCACTGAAGGCTGCACCAACACTGGCCGTAGCTGCTTGCGTTGTGGCCTGTATCCGTTCTTGTAAGCTGTAAACCCCTCCTGTAAACAGACGGGAAGATGCAGAGGAGGATGAGGGGTATTTTATCGGTGAAATGGATCCGTTTAGCAGGACTGTTTCAGTACTGGATATTGTAGGCTTAGCTGATGAAGAAAGTGATGACAGAATCGTACCCCTAGCTGCATCTGTGGTTGTTTTAATAGAGGACAAGCTTGATATGTTTCGAATGG
This region of Cyprinus carpio isolate SPL01 chromosome B12, ASM1834038v1, whole genome shotgun sequence genomic DNA includes:
- the LOC109100368 gene encoding ankyrin-3-like isoform X10; translation: MATIGTGESEPAQTDSNASYLRAARAGNLEKALDYIKSGVDINICNQNGLNALHLASKEGHVEVVAELIKLGATVDAATKKGNTALHIASLAGQVDVVKELVTNRANINAQSQNGFTPLYMAAQENHLDVVKFLLDNGSSQSIATEDGFTPLAVALQQGHDQVVSLLLENDTKGKVRLPALHIAARKDDTKAAALLLQNDHNADVESKMMVNRTTESGFTPLHIAAHYGNINVATLLLNRGAAVDFKARNDITPLHVASKRGNANMVRLLLERGARIDAKTKDGLTPLHCGARSGHEQVLEMLLDRGAPILSKTKNGLSPLHMATQGDHLNCVQLLLHHEVPVDDVTNDYLTALHVAAHCGHYKVAKVLVDKKANPNAKALNGFTPLHIACKKNRIKVMELLLKHGASIQAVTESGLTPIHVAAFMGHENIVTQLTNHGASPNTMNVRGETALHMAARAGQANVVKFLVANGADVDAKAKDDQTPLHISSRLGKPDIVQQLLQHGASPDATTTSGYTPLHLAARDGHKDVGSILLDNGASLGITTKKGFTPLHVAAKYGKIEVAKLLLQKRAPPDAAGKSGLTPLHVAAHYDNQKVALLLLDQGASPHAAAKNGYTPLHIAAKKNQMEIATTLLEYGADTNATTRQGISPLHLAAQEGNVDMVTLLLARETAINLGNKNGLTPLHLAAQEDKVNVSEVLVNHGATIDPETKMGYTPLHVACHYGNIKMVHFLLKNQAKVNAKTKNGYTPLHQAAQQGHTHIINLLLQHGASPNELTVNGNTALAIARRLGYISVVDTLKVVTEETHTTVTVTEKHKLNVPETMNEVLDMSDDEVRRANVPEMLNEDYISDVDEGEDAMTGDTDKYLGPQDLRELGDDSLPQEGYVGFSVGARTASPKVSLRSFSSDRSNTLNRSSFTRDSMMIEEILAPNKDTGVCREMPTLVDSHFKHLTLAKDYNANSMRRCSWTPETLDNVNLVSSPVHSGISPSPLQYDNRFLVSFMVDARGGSMRGSRHNGMRIIIPPRKCTAPTRITCRLVKRHKLASLPPMVEGEGLASRLVEVGPAGAQFLGPVIVEIPHFGSMRGKERELIMLRSENGETWKEHHYDCKSEDLVELLNGMDEELDSTADLEKKRICRIITKDFPQYFAVVSRIKQESNQMGPDGGVLSSMTVPLVQASFPEGALTKKIRVGLQAQPVPDEAVKKIIGNRATFSPIVTVEPRRRKFHKPITMTLPVPPLSGEGVVNGYKGDPTPSLRLLCSITGGTSPAQWEDITGTTPLTFMNDCVSFTTNVSARFWLADCHQTPETVGLATQLYRELICVPYMAKFVVFAKMNDPVESSLRCFCMTDDKVDKTLEQQENFEEVARSKDIEVLEGKPIYVDCYGNLAPLTKAGQQLVFNFYAFKENRLPFCVKVRDSSQEPCGRLSFLREPKTSKGLAQTAICNLNITLPGLKKTEKPERRHTFASLALRKRYSYLTEPGTIERSTTRTLPAGYAHKPVFSTRSYQAWSTAPITVPGQTKCGLGSLSSSPSNTPSVSPLKSVWSISSASPIKSTLGTSNASPAKSVSDVASPIRTYRSMSSPIKTVVQQPQNQVQISSSLLSSPGKTGTDPVSIKGLAASLSSRANLISSPGSMLDRTFTTVTQADSIKSTTNTYTSSFKSTLAPSSIVASSPIRNISSLSSIKTTTDAARGTILSSLSSSAKPTISSTETVLLNGSISPIKYPSSSSASSRLFTGGVYSLQERIQATTQAATASVGAAFSEAEKTLTAGLTSNYSALKSVSSPLRSNLSSSVYDTLRSPATTTTSISPISMSVPVFSVVSVLPEPQGKKLPEKITITPQTHTQAQSSTSRIKPSKPSLFISPTVLKAAAAPTLTSSQEILKDVADMKEDLIRMTAILQTDSSTTAKSFHSHVFKESRVEDEEPFSLVEKVKEDLVKVSEILTKDVLSEAKSSSKDRASEDEWEEFSKDEIEEARQSAMRSLPTFEPTLPVGPQSVPDKDLNLAKVVDYLMNDLGASSLSKIADVKSRYDEIKKEGEEKQKRTIKPEHKLKMPPTGMRTSPSEKDLSKLADSYNGTDAILESPDDFSHEQDKSPLSDSGFETRSEKTPSAPQSAESTGPKPPFTDLPIPPVITETRTEVVHVIRSYEHPEEVCEPLMDEAAVLKPPVEPEPAVSSIKDKVKALQMKASSEELACVKEETHITTTTRMVYHKPQLKDAGETMSVRDIMKAFQSGRDPSKEFAGLFEHKTGQDAIKGDELSPRFLEKDKKPKVERIIEVHIEKGNTTDPTEVIIRETKKHPEFICRSDRGLKELVERVDGDYETLQDEEELTAEESLPSFLDTSRVNTPVSQEEESRPGSAQLIADESYKALKLLSQHSIEYHDDELSELRGESYRFAEKMLLSEKLDISHSDTEDSVADQAHSVATEVHGAEGIYGEKVAGPRKQSKLKSARDASEKSGKYPPQDEQYDKVTVLHYTTEPGSPKHAVWMRFAQDRQDRNREKLIYEDRVDRTIKEAEEKLSEVSQFFRDKTEKLNDELQSPEKKKPTRLSRETQSGPSSTCSSPEKKQKTAAEEWDKGRQKMFGSTNERKSASLPNSPERHMLSQFSEDKPKQHEDLKQTKTGDAGPPVPVKTFRVSSVRQKFEIEAQKQDQNVPLTQSKQPVKKLTESKLPVYQFYGGSKADSTDEGHPPPKKLTENDKSSSTIVSTQLGEKCLPEKSDTVVKRASHFEKMKDQEFDKSRESSTKVDSQDLKDGNIVDRHSAINDIKEQQFLKGDIKNETVKTASFSKDNISRNDFQIKTLMKKTESHIPVRTSPGSSDNNQSKKANQDTLTKLSEKSPSQIPTLTKPRVQGRSELQREEAATKKSEEVSAESRTSGLSDSSLVEKISTVTTRESFKGLKTLPVYVSVQVGKQSDKDMGGGGSNGTFKKMVSSESRTIYAVKQKQPTSPQGSPDDDTLEQFSFIDSSGKSPMTPETPSSEEVSYDLTSRTPDPFIAFMPGIASPIAEVSEESEDSEQGKAIHLTESGPEKGANGKHENGQGTQNKRVAYIEFPPPPPLDSDSSQPEKKGSTPSSEAETELMEVNLQEEHDKHLLAEPIIRVQPPSPVPPGANDSDSSAEEESVFKPIPIKKYTFKIDEDKDLMKSPSKKTDKNGNDKEQGANDNGKAEDYDYEQNGNDQSITDCSIATTAEFSHDTDATEIDSLDGYELQDEDDGLSESIAKPFGFPNENRKDLWALDNMSRPSDRCQSKLEVIHEESPAEDYKKTKAKTDPSNKRNGKDGEKDGKQSDQGLSETYFSYKLDEEFNTPFKTVATKGFDPWSSKGGEDEVVDARIKDDEPKPFGLAVDDKSTATTPDTTPARTPTDESTPTSEPNPFPFHEGKMFEMTRSGAIDMSKRDFVEERLQFFQIGEHTLGGRIGDGVRKPNVVTSNPQIVERAQVKMEDNTVISYNIIQICTDHSDTSHDMEPPPYSEVSSLCSSFKVGLKSSNIERRDFVCVDWDSSQGQTPETAHQVGPDTYSTSKYNQMTDSSRTEPQTYLQTTSSNSRNCSNNANLEALNAGTHCLLQSGIQTEQLLMSDLCSVQLINPCEDSVRKDTGTFRNGSTENDVISKCKDITRKPPKSRLPVRAPHPPLGCKKDLVSSKPIQKIRPVARNRLDPFPDVKPKSRIPMMKVKHVSSSPVGKCRTTTIAKQKGKTQPTKTITNNKRSKPGPVSRSGSKCDQKPLREVGKSSSSSKPSSAVKQVDCLSSEEKKMQAYDKDEESSTSRNTSLSEASQPYHTSRSARDVRSQVEQSRRDRRRRSRRTDGGEGSQGAGPQVAPGVEIKPSPQSPCERTDVRMAIVADHLGLSWTELAREMEFSVDEINQIRVENPNSLTAQSFMLLKKWVSRDGKNATTDALTAVLTKINRLDIVTLLEGPIFDYGNISGTRCFADDSAVSQEQADGYHNIELELKSPSEVTYEPPTPLCEDDFFSEDIRLKFPSSAPVRPSELSLPNTSGPVSADTKPPTVMAEDTSIGGRESVSQEDGSAEDDFGVNKESASPSEQHDSEGASKKSDVFPNSPVKEQKEVQPKLPICVSASEAPGESGKSGFDEEDEDMTQEKIKSLLENINLEEGSEDEEMTEERLQAILSQVQLAEKDMSLVSGLQSETSGTNGKTATLSQGLNTVTQGQRESSQELVSSTPGVQTERQNGEHPELQAKARLSSDASESSSKPKGKARKDSGQEGVSSEALEDRGPNNRGEDISKPKVQQEACRDNESSSDEEETVTTRVYRRRVILKGDQARNIPVETVTEEQFTDEDGNMVTRKVIRKVVRRTAGVEEKGRRKRGKRSQQANRAEQEEQGGPGPHREHTEAGEGGKGIKKEGRQREKVVQS